In a genomic window of Shouchella clausii:
- a CDS encoding ABC transporter ATP-binding protein, with protein sequence MRRLANDPILQIRDLRTSFFTKELEVKAVDGVTFDVEKGKTLGIVGESGSGKSITSLSILNLLSHPGKVVGGEILFKGDDLLKKTPAQMRKIRGNEISMIFQEPMTSLNPTFTVGQQISESFRIHEHLSKKQARARSIEMLKLVGIPSPEKRIDQYPFELSGGMRQRVMIAIALACNPDLLIADEPTTALDVTIQAQILELIKDLQNRLGMSVIMITHDLGVVAETCDNVAVMYGGQVVEYASVHDLFTKPRHPYTVGLMQSLPRHDEDVEGDLSIIKGSVPAPADMPKGCRFAPRCPFASDICKELPELETNEDGSQIRCWIYTDKWDKPEVNVREQYATKS encoded by the coding sequence GTGAGACGATTGGCTAATGATCCGATCTTGCAAATACGTGATCTACGTACTTCTTTTTTCACGAAGGAATTGGAAGTAAAAGCAGTAGATGGTGTGACATTTGATGTTGAAAAAGGAAAGACGCTTGGCATTGTTGGGGAATCTGGTTCTGGTAAAAGCATTACGTCCCTATCAATATTAAATTTGCTCTCACATCCAGGAAAAGTGGTCGGTGGGGAGATTTTGTTTAAGGGCGATGATTTGTTGAAAAAAACGCCTGCGCAAATGCGGAAAATTCGCGGCAACGAAATTTCGATGATTTTCCAAGAGCCGATGACATCGTTAAACCCGACCTTTACAGTCGGCCAGCAAATTAGTGAGTCTTTTCGCATTCATGAACATTTATCCAAAAAACAAGCACGCGCTCGTTCCATTGAGATGTTGAAACTGGTTGGCATTCCTTCTCCTGAGAAACGGATTGACCAATACCCGTTTGAGCTTTCAGGCGGAATGCGGCAACGTGTCATGATTGCAATCGCTCTTGCGTGCAACCCAGACTTGCTCATTGCGGATGAACCGACAACCGCACTCGATGTGACGATTCAAGCGCAAATTCTTGAGTTAATTAAAGACTTGCAAAATCGCCTTGGCATGTCTGTTATCATGATTACTCACGACCTTGGGGTTGTAGCGGAGACATGCGACAACGTCGCCGTAATGTACGGTGGACAAGTCGTGGAGTACGCTTCTGTCCATGACTTGTTTACAAAACCGCGCCACCCATATACAGTCGGCCTTATGCAATCGTTGCCGCGCCATGATGAAGACGTAGAAGGCGATTTGTCTATTATAAAAGGTTCTGTGCCAGCGCCAGCCGATATGCCAAAGGGCTGCCGTTTTGCGCCTCGCTGCCCATTTGCAAGCGACATTTGCAAAGAGCTGCCTGAACTCGAAACAAATGAAGACGGCAGCCAAATCCGCTGCTGGATTTACACGGATAAATGGGATAAGCCGGAGGTGAATGTACGTGAGCAATACGCTACTAAAAGTTGA
- a CDS encoding ABC transporter ATP-binding protein: MYVSNTLLKVDHLKQYFPIKGGFLGRTVNHVKAVDDISFEVKEGETVSIVGESGCGKSTTGRAILRLDEPTSGKIQFQGEDLLSLNRAQMRKKRKDLQIIFQDPYASINPRQTVRQVLSEAMTIQGVAPAKDHDRLIRELMKTVGLGEHQIDRFPHEFSGGQRQRVGIARALAVNPKLIICDEAVSALDVSIQAQVINLLKKLQRELKLTYLFISHDLGVVRHISDRVIVMYLGRIVEMGDKKSVFDNPQHPYTKALLSAIPKPDPSIKKERIILQGDVPSPIDPPSGCRFHTRCPFATEKCKTEVPELRTTKGMANSHAGACHYMEEISSGEHQPAYS; the protein is encoded by the coding sequence ATGTACGTGAGCAATACGCTACTAAAAGTTGACCATTTAAAGCAGTATTTCCCGATTAAAGGGGGCTTTTTAGGGCGGACGGTCAACCATGTCAAAGCGGTTGATGACATTTCGTTTGAAGTGAAAGAAGGCGAAACGGTTTCGATTGTAGGGGAATCCGGCTGCGGAAAGTCTACAACTGGCCGAGCAATTCTCCGACTTGACGAACCGACTTCAGGAAAAATCCAGTTCCAAGGCGAAGATTTGCTTTCACTGAACCGCGCCCAAATGCGTAAAAAACGCAAAGACTTGCAAATTATTTTCCAAGATCCTTATGCATCAATTAATCCGCGGCAAACGGTTCGCCAAGTGCTGTCGGAAGCGATGACCATCCAAGGGGTTGCGCCTGCCAAAGATCATGATCGGCTTATTCGCGAACTAATGAAAACGGTCGGTTTAGGCGAACACCAAATTGATCGCTTCCCTCACGAATTTAGTGGCGGCCAGCGTCAACGCGTTGGTATCGCCAGAGCTTTGGCTGTCAATCCAAAATTGATCATTTGCGACGAAGCCGTTTCCGCGCTTGATGTATCGATCCAAGCACAAGTAATTAATTTGCTCAAAAAACTGCAGCGTGAACTAAAATTAACGTATTTGTTTATTTCCCATGACTTAGGCGTTGTCCGTCATATTTCAGACCGCGTCATTGTCATGTATCTTGGCCGCATTGTCGAAATGGGCGATAAAAAATCAGTTTTCGATAATCCACAGCATCCGTATACAAAAGCGCTGCTGTCTGCGATTCCAAAACCGGATCCGAGCATTAAAAAGGAGCGCATCATTTTGCAAGGCGACGTGCCATCGCCAATTGATCCCCCAAGCGGATGCCGTTTTCATACACGTTGCCCATTTGCAACAGAAAAATGCAAAACAGAAGTCCCTGAATTGCGGACAACCAAAGGAATGGCAAATAGCCATGCCGGGGCATGCCATTATATGGAGGAAATTTCTTCTGGCGAACACCAACCTGCTTATTCTTAA
- a CDS encoding amino acid ABC transporter ATP-binding protein, with translation MIKVNDLHKSFGEHEVLKGITTDIREKEVVCIIGPSGSGKSTFLRCLNRLEDITAGEVVIDGVNIADPKTNINAVRQEVGMVFQHFNLFPHKTVLENITLAPLKVRGIEKGEAVAAAKKLLEKVGLGDKADAYPASLSGGQKQRVAIARALSMNPKVMLFDEPTSALDPELVGDVLSVMKELALEGMTMIVVTHEMGFAREVGDRVIFMDEGRLVEEGTPVEIFEQTKNERTKSFLSKVL, from the coding sequence ATGATTAAAGTAAATGATTTGCATAAATCGTTTGGAGAACATGAAGTGCTAAAGGGGATTACGACGGACATTCGCGAAAAGGAAGTTGTTTGCATTATTGGCCCGTCTGGCTCCGGGAAAAGTACGTTTCTCCGCTGTTTAAACCGGCTTGAAGACATTACGGCTGGGGAAGTCGTCATTGATGGCGTCAATATTGCCGATCCGAAAACGAATATTAATGCTGTGCGCCAGGAGGTTGGCATGGTGTTTCAACATTTTAATTTGTTTCCTCACAAGACGGTATTGGAAAATATCACGCTTGCGCCATTGAAAGTGCGGGGCATTGAAAAAGGGGAAGCGGTTGCGGCAGCCAAGAAGCTTCTTGAGAAAGTCGGTTTAGGGGATAAAGCAGATGCTTACCCGGCCAGCTTGTCAGGCGGGCAAAAACAGCGTGTTGCGATTGCAAGAGCGTTGTCAATGAATCCGAAAGTGATGCTGTTTGATGAACCGACGTCAGCACTAGACCCTGAGCTTGTCGGCGACGTCCTTTCTGTCATGAAAGAATTGGCATTGGAAGGGATGACGATGATTGTCGTCACACATGAAATGGGGTTTGCCCGTGAAGTCGGTGATCGCGTTATCTTTATGGATGAGGGTCGCCTTGTTGAAGAGGGCACGCCTGTAGAGATTTTTGAACAAACGAAAAACGAGCGTACAAAATCGTTTTTAAGCAAAGTCTTGTAA
- a CDS encoding amino acid ABC transporter permease produces the protein MDFGALPFLWEGLKYTVLITLVGVFLGSIVGSTFGLMRLSRIGFVRAIAAIFVEAIRGTPLLAQIFFIHFGIPGLLDLRFDPLYTGIFVIAINSGAYIAEIVRGGVQSIDKGQMEAGRSLGLTGSQTMRYIIWPQAIKVMIPPFGNQFIISLKDTSLLSTIAVADLMYQSRTYTGLSASYFDTYLLVCLFYLAITIPASLLLRYTERRLERT, from the coding sequence ATGGATTTTGGGGCATTGCCTTTTTTATGGGAAGGTTTGAAATACACGGTTTTAATTACGCTCGTCGGTGTTTTTTTAGGAAGTATCGTTGGCTCGACTTTCGGATTGATGCGCCTGTCTCGTATTGGATTCGTGAGAGCAATTGCAGCAATTTTTGTGGAAGCCATTCGGGGAACGCCTTTGCTGGCACAAATCTTTTTTATCCATTTCGGGATTCCAGGTCTGTTGGATTTACGGTTTGATCCGCTTTACACTGGTATTTTTGTCATTGCGATTAACTCAGGCGCCTATATTGCCGAGATTGTCCGCGGCGGGGTACAATCGATAGACAAAGGGCAAATGGAAGCTGGCAGGTCGCTAGGTTTAACAGGGAGTCAAACAATGCGCTATATTATTTGGCCTCAAGCTATTAAGGTAATGATTCCTCCATTCGGCAACCAATTTATTATCAGTTTAAAAGATACGTCGCTCTTATCGACAATCGCCGTTGCCGATTTAATGTATCAAAGCAGAACGTATACAGGTTTATCTGCTTCGTATTTTGATACATATTTGCTTGTCTGCCTGTTTTACTTAGCGATCACGATTCCGGCTTCCCTTTTATTACGCTACACAGAACGGAGATTGGAACGGACATGA
- a CDS encoding transporter substrate-binding domain-containing protein, whose translation MTIRLGTAFVASAVLVLAACNNSETGASDHTGGADGDNVETYQVATDNNFVPFEFIDLETNELTGFDIELMKAIAEEAGFAVEFQQMDFSGALSGIEQGSYDAAINGMTITEERKENIDFSDPYYESGLVLAVAEEDDVIQSIDDITSSTKVATRLSSTSQTYLEDNTEAQVDAYPEITEAYQALLAGHVDAVLYDMPNVQYFMQQQGEGQMKMVGERLTGEEYGIAFPKGSDLVEPVNEALATLMENGTYGDIYEKYFGERPEGM comes from the coding sequence ATGACCATACGATTAGGGACTGCCTTTGTAGCAAGTGCTGTTCTCGTCCTCGCAGCTTGTAATAATAGTGAAACAGGGGCGAGCGACCATACAGGCGGGGCGGATGGTGACAATGTTGAGACTTACCAAGTGGCTACCGATAATAATTTTGTCCCATTTGAATTTATTGATTTAGAGACAAATGAACTAACAGGCTTTGACATCGAATTAATGAAAGCGATCGCTGAAGAAGCTGGTTTTGCTGTTGAATTTCAGCAAATGGATTTTTCCGGGGCGTTGTCAGGGATTGAACAAGGAAGTTATGACGCTGCCATTAATGGGATGACCATTACTGAAGAACGTAAAGAAAACATTGATTTTTCCGACCCTTATTATGAATCGGGCTTAGTCCTTGCGGTAGCAGAAGAGGATGATGTGATCCAATCGATAGATGACATCACTTCGTCCACAAAAGTGGCAACGAGGCTGTCATCGACGAGCCAAACGTATTTAGAAGATAATACGGAGGCGCAAGTGGATGCTTACCCTGAAATTACAGAAGCCTACCAAGCGTTGCTTGCTGGCCATGTCGATGCCGTTTTATATGACATGCCTAATGTGCAGTATTTCATGCAACAGCAAGGAGAAGGGCAAATGAAAATGGTAGGCGAGCGTTTAACAGGTGAGGAATATGGGATTGCCTTTCCAAAAGGCTCAGACCTCGTTGAACCAGTAAATGAAGCGCTGGCGACGCTCATGGAAAACGGCACGTACGGCGATATTTATGAAAAGTACTTCGGAGAACGACCAGAAGGCATGTGA
- a CDS encoding PH domain-containing protein — protein sequence MFKSEKGITYSVIMYSLMIVLSIDIVFDLNVAAFPVQNAFIKKPVLVLFLLLIGSIFFRTKYVLKPKSKTIVVVFGFYKKTININTINAMRFTKDFFASPALSSNKIEIEYSHSNLIRISPKEKQLFIEQVKRINPGINIKQTKRK from the coding sequence GTGTTTAAAAGCGAAAAAGGAATCACTTATTCAGTGATCATGTATTCCCTCATGATCGTATTAAGCATTGATATTGTCTTTGACTTGAATGTAGCCGCTTTCCCAGTGCAAAACGCTTTTATAAAAAAGCCAGTATTGGTACTGTTTTTGCTCCTGATTGGTTCGATATTTTTCAGGACAAAGTATGTCCTTAAACCAAAGTCAAAAACCATCGTCGTTGTGTTTGGTTTTTATAAGAAAACAATCAACATCAATACGATTAACGCGATGAGGTTTACAAAGGATTTTTTCGCTTCCCCTGCGCTCTCAAGCAACAAAATTGAAATCGAATACAGTCACTCTAATCTTATTCGAATTTCTCCTAAAGAGAAGCAGTTATTCATAGAACAAGTGAAAAGGATCAATCCTGGTATAAACATAAAGCAAACAAAAAGAAAGTAA
- a CDS encoding aldehyde dehydrogenase family protein, protein MKLDLRRQQMLLAGEWVDRTETMEVRNPENDQLVALVPKASKTDMEQAIARAKEGAKASAALPVYKRMAILNRAADFVEAHKERFARTIATEGSKTIREARKETGRCVETLRLCAEEARRVTGETIPFDQSPGGTGRFGYYERHPLGIIGAITPFNDPLNLVAHKIGPAIAAGNAIVLKPATATPLSALLLAEAFMDAGLPKGILSVMTGLGSEVGDVLITHSDVRMVSFTGGIEAGLEIAKKAGLKKKSMELGSNSPVIVLEDAQIEDAVKANVSGAFWAAGQNCIGVQRLYVHAEVYDHFKDLFVKQSCAYMMGEKLSEKTDMGPLISEKEAKRVAFMVDDALRMGAVLLCGGKRSGAFYEPTVLENVPDECMLAKEEIFGPVVLLYKIKSLAEGIERANQSEYGLHAGLFTENMNAVFQAIRELEAGGVMVNDSSDFRIDAMPFGGTKQSGLGREGVKFSILEMTEQKVVCFKLRNNG, encoded by the coding sequence ATGAAACTGGATTTAAGGCGGCAACAAATGTTGCTCGCAGGCGAATGGGTAGACCGGACCGAGACAATGGAAGTCCGAAATCCAGAAAATGATCAGTTGGTCGCGCTTGTCCCAAAAGCGTCAAAAACAGATATGGAGCAGGCGATTGCTCGTGCAAAGGAGGGGGCGAAAGCATCGGCTGCTCTTCCTGTTTACAAGCGAATGGCGATTTTAAATCGAGCTGCCGATTTTGTTGAAGCCCACAAAGAACGATTTGCACGTACCATTGCTACAGAAGGAAGCAAAACGATTCGCGAAGCGCGGAAGGAGACGGGTCGGTGTGTCGAGACATTGCGATTATGTGCAGAGGAAGCACGGCGCGTAACGGGTGAAACAATTCCGTTTGACCAGTCCCCAGGGGGAACAGGGCGCTTTGGTTATTATGAACGACATCCTCTTGGCATCATTGGCGCCATTACGCCGTTTAACGACCCTCTGAATTTGGTCGCCCATAAGATTGGCCCAGCTATTGCTGCAGGCAATGCGATTGTGTTAAAACCGGCAACAGCAACGCCATTAAGCGCACTCTTGTTAGCCGAAGCCTTTATGGATGCAGGATTGCCAAAAGGGATTCTGTCCGTTATGACCGGATTGGGCAGTGAAGTTGGCGATGTGCTCATCACCCATTCTGACGTGCGAATGGTTTCCTTCACAGGGGGAATAGAGGCTGGACTTGAAATTGCCAAAAAGGCAGGTTTGAAGAAAAAAAGCATGGAACTTGGCTCTAATTCACCAGTCATCGTCCTCGAAGATGCCCAGATTGAAGACGCAGTAAAAGCAAATGTGAGCGGTGCCTTCTGGGCAGCGGGGCAAAACTGCATAGGCGTGCAGCGCTTGTACGTCCATGCAGAGGTTTATGACCACTTTAAAGATCTGTTTGTCAAACAGTCCTGTGCTTACATGATGGGTGAGAAACTATCTGAAAAGACCGATATGGGACCCCTTATATCTGAAAAAGAAGCAAAGCGTGTTGCGTTCATGGTAGACGACGCCCTGCGGATGGGCGCAGTCCTTTTATGCGGAGGCAAGCGGAGCGGCGCTTTTTATGAACCAACGGTTCTTGAAAACGTTCCAGATGAGTGCATGCTCGCTAAAGAAGAAATTTTTGGGCCAGTGGTCTTGCTTTATAAGATCAAGTCTCTTGCAGAGGGAATTGAAAGGGCCAACCAATCGGAATATGGCTTGCACGCTGGCTTATTTACAGAGAATATGAATGCTGTTTTTCAGGCAATTCGAGAGCTGGAAGCAGGCGGTGTCATGGTCAATGATAGCTCCGATTTCCGTATTGATGCGATGCCGTTTGGAGGAACAAAGCAATCAGGATTAGGGCGAGAAGGGGTAAAGTTTTCTATATTAGAGATGACAGAACAGAAAGTGGTTTGTTTTAAATTGCGCAATAATGGGTAA
- a CDS encoding homoserine dehydrogenase, which yields MILAILGFGVVGQGLAEILANQCEKTRQQTGMAPKVVAISDFKIGSLYDRNGLDLDKVLHLAATVGSLEGYPDSATLVRGLDAMTTIVQTDADVIVEATFTDIKTGEPAITHCKTAFAAKKHVVMTNKGPIAMAYKQLSELAAENGVYLGFEGTVMSGTPALRLARTALIGNTFTEVNGILNGTTNYMLTQMEDGMSYHDALKQAQEKGYAEADPTSDVEGYDALYKIVILANTVMGEALTPGDVERVGLKALSAAEIQTAKQQGKRWKMLGTIRRTADGVKAAVKPMLLDSNHPLSSIDGATNAITYSCDLAGDITLTGAGAGKKETGYALLSDLIDCHFFMEENRKVTNQ from the coding sequence ATGATATTGGCGATTCTTGGTTTTGGCGTTGTCGGCCAAGGACTGGCAGAAATTTTGGCCAATCAATGTGAAAAAACGAGGCAACAAACGGGAATGGCGCCTAAAGTAGTGGCGATTTCCGATTTTAAAATTGGGTCATTGTATGATCGAAATGGTCTCGATCTCGATAAAGTGCTTCACTTGGCAGCAACTGTTGGCTCATTAGAGGGCTATCCTGATTCCGCTACGCTTGTGAGGGGTCTTGATGCAATGACGACAATCGTGCAGACCGATGCGGATGTCATAGTTGAAGCGACGTTTACGGATATCAAAACAGGCGAACCAGCCATCACACACTGCAAAACGGCATTTGCGGCAAAAAAGCATGTAGTGATGACGAATAAAGGGCCGATAGCAATGGCTTACAAACAACTGTCAGAGTTAGCGGCTGAAAACGGTGTCTATCTTGGTTTTGAAGGCACGGTTATGAGCGGAACGCCGGCTTTACGCTTAGCCCGTACAGCACTCATTGGAAATACGTTTACGGAAGTGAACGGAATTTTAAATGGGACAACGAATTATATGTTAACACAGATGGAAGACGGCATGTCCTATCATGACGCTTTAAAACAAGCTCAGGAAAAAGGATATGCTGAAGCCGATCCGACAAGCGATGTGGAAGGCTACGATGCTTTATACAAAATCGTCATTCTGGCCAATACCGTTATGGGAGAAGCGCTTACGCCTGGCGATGTGGAACGGGTCGGTTTAAAGGCGTTATCAGCTGCCGAGATTCAGACCGCGAAACAGCAAGGGAAGCGTTGGAAAATGCTTGGCACAATTCGAAGAACCGCTGACGGTGTGAAGGCGGCTGTCAAACCGATGTTGCTTGATTCAAATCATCCCCTTTCATCAATTGATGGTGCCACGAATGCGATTACGTACAGCTGCGACCTAGCGGGGGATATTACGTTGACAGGTGCGGGGGCAGGCAAGAAAGAAACTGGCTATGCCTTGTTAAGTGATTTGATCGATTGCCACTTTTTTATGGAGGAGAATAGAAAAGTGACGAATCAGTAA